A stretch of the Leptospirillum ferriphilum genome encodes the following:
- a CDS encoding universal stress protein, giving the protein MKNENKVLACVDQSHFADYVADYAAWAARRMDAPLEFLHVIDRLSEQGSGKDHSGTIGIDAQENLLTKLSTEDEARTKHARDQGRIFLNRLRERATASGAAPVDVRQRLGELEESLAEQEEGVRLLVLGRRGEAGEITQRDLGRNVERVVRALHKPILTVTEGFKEPQRVMIAFDGSNVTRRGVEMVAGSPLFRGLPITLLMSGKESQGAPKQLDWAKTTLESAGFDVTASRIPGDAESIIAKTVKELSIDMLIMGAFGHTPLHSFLFGSKTADLLRSSTIPTLLLR; this is encoded by the coding sequence ATGAAGAACGAGAACAAAGTGCTGGCCTGCGTGGATCAATCCCACTTCGCCGATTATGTGGCCGACTACGCCGCATGGGCCGCTCGCCGCATGGACGCGCCGCTGGAGTTCCTGCACGTCATCGACCGCCTCTCCGAGCAGGGATCAGGCAAAGATCACAGCGGGACCATCGGCATCGATGCCCAAGAAAATCTACTGACCAAGCTCTCCACCGAAGACGAAGCTCGCACCAAGCATGCCCGCGATCAAGGCCGCATCTTTCTCAACCGACTGCGCGAGCGGGCCACCGCATCCGGGGCCGCGCCGGTCGATGTTCGCCAGCGGCTCGGCGAACTAGAGGAATCGTTGGCAGAACAAGAGGAGGGCGTGCGCCTGCTGGTCTTGGGTCGCCGTGGCGAGGCTGGCGAAATCACCCAGCGCGACCTTGGCCGCAATGTCGAACGCGTCGTGCGCGCCCTGCACAAGCCCATCCTGACCGTGACGGAAGGTTTCAAGGAGCCGCAGCGCGTGATGATCGCATTCGATGGCAGCAACGTGACCCGGCGCGGCGTCGAGATGGTCGCTGGGAGCCCGCTGTTCCGTGGCCTACCGATCACTCTGCTGATGTCGGGCAAGGAAAGCCAGGGTGCCCCCAAGCAGCTTGACTGGGCCAAGACCACCTTGGAATCGGCTGGCTTCGATGTGACTGCCTCGCGGATTCCCGGTGATGCGGAAAGCATCATTGCTAAAACGGTGAAAGAGCTGTCCATCGACATGCTGATCATGGGCGCGTTCGGTCACACACCGCTGCACAGCTTCTTATTTGGCAGTAAGACCGCCGATCTGCTGCGCTCATCGACCATCCCCACGCTACTGCTGCGATAA
- a CDS encoding SulP family inorganic anion transporter produces MMKSLRQEWLSNVRNDLLAGIVVALALIPEALAFSIIAGVDPKVGLYAAFSMATVIAFVGGRPGMISAATGAMALLMVTLVKEHGLQYLLATTLLTGVLQILIGWAGFAKMMRFVSRSVITGFANALAILIFLAQLPELVHVPWTVYVLVAAGLAIIYLFPYATKAIPSPLVAIVLLTTVTSFWNIHVPTVGDKGQLPHSLPFFLLPDIPMNWDTLRIIFPVSLALSIVGLLESMMTATLIDDFTDTSSNKRRECIGQGIANIVTGLIGGMAGCAMIGQSVINVKSGGRGRLSTLASGVVLLLLVVFLGQWVARIPMAALVAVMVMVSIGTFNWSSIRNLRQHPKSSSVVMVATVAVVVATDNLALGVLTGVLLSGFFFAHKVGQILRVTSRTEDEGRVRTYTITGQVFFASAERFINAFDYKEVIEKVRIDVSHAHFWDITAVSALDKVVIKFRREATEVEVIGLNEASATMVDKFAVHDKDGAEDMLMDH; encoded by the coding sequence ATGATGAAATCCTTACGCCAGGAATGGCTATCAAATGTCCGAAACGACCTCTTAGCGGGCATTGTCGTCGCTCTTGCCCTTATTCCTGAGGCTCTTGCTTTCTCCATCATCGCTGGCGTTGATCCAAAAGTGGGCTTGTATGCTGCATTCAGCATGGCTACCGTCATTGCTTTCGTCGGCGGTCGCCCGGGCATGATTTCCGCGGCAACCGGCGCGATGGCGCTGCTCATGGTCACGCTGGTTAAGGAACATGGTCTGCAATACTTGCTTGCTACTACCTTGTTGACTGGTGTGTTGCAAATACTCATTGGCTGGGCAGGCTTCGCGAAGATGATGCGCTTTGTATCCCGTTCAGTCATAACCGGCTTCGCTAATGCTCTAGCCATTCTGATCTTTCTCGCACAGCTGCCGGAACTCGTGCATGTGCCGTGGACTGTCTATGTGTTGGTTGCTGCGGGCCTGGCGATTATCTATTTGTTTCCCTATGCCACTAAAGCCATCCCGTCACCGCTGGTCGCCATCGTACTCCTGACCACTGTGACCTCGTTTTGGAATATTCATGTGCCGACGGTAGGTGACAAGGGGCAATTACCCCACAGTCTGCCATTTTTTCTGTTGCCCGATATTCCCATGAATTGGGACACACTGCGCATCATTTTTCCGGTTTCGCTGGCCCTTTCGATAGTTGGCCTTCTGGAGTCGATGATGACGGCCACGTTGATCGATGACTTTACAGATACGTCAAGCAACAAGCGGCGCGAGTGCATCGGGCAGGGCATCGCGAATATCGTGACCGGCCTAATCGGCGGGATGGCGGGCTGCGCCATGATCGGCCAGTCGGTCATCAATGTGAAATCGGGCGGACGTGGACGGCTATCCACGCTGGCTTCTGGCGTTGTTTTGCTGCTGCTAGTTGTGTTTCTCGGACAATGGGTTGCGCGTATCCCTATGGCAGCGCTAGTGGCCGTAATGGTGATGGTTTCCATCGGCACCTTTAATTGGAGCTCAATTCGCAACCTGCGTCAGCATCCGAAGAGTTCGAGCGTCGTGATGGTGGCGACCGTTGCCGTTGTCGTGGCCACGGACAATCTGGCGCTCGGCGTCCTCACTGGCGTCTTGTTGTCCGGCTTCTTCTTCGCGCACAAGGTAGGCCAGATTCTGCGCGTTACTTCCCGCACCGAGGATGAAGGCCGCGTGCGCACCTACACCATCACTGGGCAGGTGTTCTTCGCTTCCGCCGAGCGCTTCATCAACGCCTTCGACTACAAGGAAGTTATCGAGAAGGTACGCATTGACGTGAGCCACGCACACTTCTGGGACATCACCGCCGTCAGCGCATTGGACAAGGTGGTCATCAAGTTCCGCCGTGAAGCCACCGAGGTCGAAGTCATCGGCTTGAACGAAGCCAGCGCCACGATGGTGGACAAGTTCGCCGTGCATGACAAGGACGGTGCCGAAGACATGCTGATGGACCACTGA